One part of the Hyphomicrobiales bacterium genome encodes these proteins:
- a CDS encoding BMP family protein has translation MTFKITRRTALLGAASTLAMPAILRGAYAMDPVKVAGVHNSPVENAWNSRIHLALQQAAEAGKITYEFSESVAPSDYPRAMREYAESGVQLIWGESYAVENEAREVAADYPDVAFLMGSSGGPVGDNFGVFGTRNHEAAYLAGMLAGTMSETNTFGSVGGFPIPEVNLLINAFRMGVSEVNPDATFLNGFIGAWFDPARAKEAAIAQIDAGADILFGERIGTADAAEERGIKAIGSLIDYTPRYPETVFANAIWNYGPTIDAIVADVIAGNPVGKDYTEFSFMKHGGNELIYVADMVPAEAIPPMEAKQAMIVAGDFDVPIDADEPS, from the coding sequence ATGACCTTCAAAATCACCCGCCGCACGGCGCTTCTTGGTGCGGCGTCGACGCTTGCCATGCCCGCCATCTTGCGCGGCGCCTACGCCATGGACCCGGTGAAGGTTGCCGGTGTGCACAACAGCCCGGTCGAGAACGCCTGGAACTCGCGCATCCATCTGGCGCTTCAGCAGGCGGCTGAAGCCGGCAAGATCACGTATGAGTTTTCTGAATCTGTCGCGCCCAGCGATTACCCACGCGCCATGCGCGAATATGCCGAGTCCGGCGTTCAGCTGATCTGGGGCGAGAGCTATGCAGTGGAAAACGAAGCGCGCGAAGTGGCCGCCGATTATCCCGACGTCGCCTTCCTGATGGGCTCGTCCGGCGGGCCAGTTGGCGACAATTTCGGCGTCTTCGGCACACGAAACCATGAGGCGGCGTACCTGGCCGGCATGCTGGCCGGCACGATGTCGGAAACCAACACATTTGGATCTGTTGGTGGGTTCCCGATTCCTGAGGTCAACCTGCTCATCAACGCCTTCCGCATGGGTGTGAGCGAAGTGAACCCGGACGCAACGTTCTTGAATGGCTTCATTGGTGCCTGGTTCGATCCAGCACGCGCCAAGGAAGCGGCGATTGCACAGATCGACGCTGGCGCGGACATTCTGTTCGGCGAGCGTATCGGTACCGCCGACGCCGCCGAAGAGCGCGGCATCAAGGCCATCGGATCCTTGATCGACTACACGCCGCGCTACCCCGAGACGGTGTTTGCTAACGCCATCTGGAACTACGGTCCGACTATCGATGCGATCGTCGCCGATGTGATCGCTGGCAATCCTGTCGGCAAGGATTACACCGAGTTCTCGTTCATGAAGCATGGCGGCAATGAGCTTATCTATGTCGCTGATATGGTGCCGGCCGAGGCCATCCCGCCGATGGAAGCGAAACAGGCGATGATCGTTGCCGGTGACTTCGACGTGCCGATTGACGCAGACGAACCGTCCTAA